GCCAGGCGTCGATGTAGGCCTGCTCGATGTCCTGGATCGTCGCGTCGGTCGGGACGTTGATCGTCTTCGAGATGGCGCCCGAGATGAACGGCTGCGTCGCTCCGATCATCCGGACGTGGCCCATGTAGTGGATGAAGCGATCGCCGTTGGCCGGCTTGAAGGCGCAGTCGAAGACCGAAAGATCCTCTTCCCGCAGGTGCGGCGCGCCCTCGATGGTGTCGTTGTCGTCGATGTGCTCGACGATTGCCTTCACTTGTTCGTCTTCGTAACCGAGGCGGCCCAGCGCGGCCGGAACCGTCTGATTAACGATCTTCATCATGCCGCCGTCGACCAGCTTCTTGTACTTGACGAGCGCGATGTCGGGCTCGACGCCGGTGGTGTCGCAGTCCATCATGAACCCGATGGTGCCGGTCGGCGCGAGCACGGTCGCCTGCGCGTTCCGGAAACCGTGCGACTCGCCCAGGGACACGGCGTCGTCCCACGCCTCGGCCGCAGCGCCGTACAGGTCGTCCGGAACATGTCCGGCGTCAACGTCCCGGAGGGCGTCGCGGTGCTTGCGCATCACGCGGAGGAAGGGTTGCTCGTTCTTCGGATAGCCGCTGAACGGCCCGCCGCAGTCGCGCGCGATCCGCGCCGACTGCGCGTAGGCTTCGCCGGTCATCAACGCGGTAATCGCCGCGGAGTAGTCCCGTCCCTCGTCGCTGTCGTACGGCACGCCGCGCGACATCAGCAGCGCGCCCAGGTTGGCGTAGCCGAGGCCGAGCGGCCGGTACGCGTCGGAGTTGCTGCCGATCGCCTCGGTCGGGTAGCTGGCGTTGCCGACAATCACCTCCATCGCGGTAATCAGCGTGCGCACCGCGGCGCGGAACCCCTCGACGTCGAACTCGCCCGACCCATCCTCGCGGACGAACTGCATCAGGTTCAGTGACGCCAGATTGCAGGCCGAATCGTCCAGGAACATGTACTCGGAGCAGGGATTCGACGCGTTGATCCGGGCGGTGTTGGGACAGGTGTGCCAGTCGTTGATCGTCGTGTCGAACTGCATCCCCGGATCGCCGCAGACGTGCGTCCCGTCCGCCACCAGGTGCATCAGGTCGCGGGCTCGATAGGTCTCCATCACCCGGCGATCTTCGGTGACCGCGCGGGTCTGCCACTCGCCGTCGTCCACCACCGCGCGCATGAACTCGTCCGGTACCCGGATGCTGTTGTTCGAGTTCTGGAAAAAGACCGAGCTGTACGCCGTGCCGGTGAAAGACCCGTCATAGCCCGCGTCGATCAACGCCCACGCCTTCCGTTCCTCGTCCACCTTGCAGTTGATGAAGTCGACGATGTCAGGATGGTCCGCGTTCAGGATCACCATCTTGGCGGCGCGGCGCGTCTTGCCGCCCGACTTGATGACGCCGGCGAACGCGTCGTAGCCCTTCATGAACGAGACCGGACCGGAAGCGGTTCCGCCGCCCGCCAGCAGCTCGCGCGACGACCGGATCGGTGACAGGTTCGTCCCGGTGCCGGAACCGAACTTGAAGAGCATCCCCTCGGTCCGGGCGAGGGTGAGGATCGAGTCCATCGTGTCGTTGACCGAGTTGATGAAGCAGGCGGAGCACTGCGGCGCTTTCTCGAAGCCGCAGTTGAACCAGACCGGGCTGTTGAACGCCGCCTTCTGATGCAGGAGGAGGTGCTTCAGGTCGCCGCTGAAGGCCTGCAGGTCCTCGGGGGTGGCGAAGTAGTCCTGCCGGTCGGCCCAGCCCGTGATCGTATCGACCACCCGTCCGATCAGCTGACGGACGCTCCGCTCGCGCTCCGGCGAGTTCATCTGGCCTCGGAAGTACTTCGAGACGACGATGTTCGTCGCCTGCTGCGACCAGAACTTCGGGATCTCGACATCGCGCTGCTCGAAGACCTTCTCGCCCTTTTCGTTGGCGATCACGGCCGAGCGCGACTCCCAGTCGATGTCGTCGAACGGATCGACTTCCGCGCGGCTGAAGACGCGCGGAAACTCGAGTCCCTCTGCCTCCGGCGCCGCCACCTCTGACAGCGCCGCGTCCGATTCCTGCATGCCTGCTCTCGCCACGAACACCCCTCCCTGCCGTTGAGACGGACAAGCCCGCCTCCGCTCAAATTACCTTCTAGGCAACTTGGATGTTAGCGGAGGCAGCGAAAGCTAGAGGCGTTAGGACTCGCAGGAAGCCAGCGGCGTTTAGGGCGAAGGAATGCGGCGCGAAGCGAGGTTTCGGCAGAGACCTGCACGCCAGTGGAAACCCTCATCAGGGGTAGCAAGAAAAACAGTACTGGAACACAACATTTTGTGCCGACTCGGCATAACGGCCCAAGATATACCACAGAGGCATAGGGGGATTCAAGGTCGGTCCAGTGCTCCTGCTGCACCCCTCCGGCCAGGCTGCTACAGTCGTTCCGTGACGCAGCACGTTTGGGCGGTCCCCCCGGTGGCGCTCGGCCTTCCCCCCGTTTCACGCGCGGCCTGGCGTCGAGACGTGCTCCGCGCGATTGCCGAAGTGGTGCTCTGCTCCGGCTTCCCGACGCAACTCGCGATAGCGGCGGTGCTGAGCGCCGCCGGTCTCGCCGCGCTCGCGCCGAATGGCTTTCCGTCGTTCACCTACGTCGTCATCCTCTCGTTCGTCGACGCGGCGGTTCTGGTGCTGCTGATCGTCCGCCTGCTCCACCTGCGAGGCGAGACGGTCCGCGGGCTGCTGCTCGGACGGCTGCCGATCCGGCGCGAGACCACCATCGGCCTGGCGCTGACTCCGTTCTTTCTCGTCGCCGCGACCGGCGGGATTCTCCTGATCGGCGCACTGGCGCCGTCGCTCCGTAATGTTCCCGACAACCCGTTCGCCGGCATG
The DNA window shown above is from Acidobacteriota bacterium and carries:
- a CDS encoding vitamin B12-dependent ribonucleotide reductase; this translates as MQESDAALSEVAAPEAEGLEFPRVFSRAEVDPFDDIDWESRSAVIANEKGEKVFEQRDVEIPKFWSQQATNIVVSKYFRGQMNSPERERSVRQLIGRVVDTITGWADRQDYFATPEDLQAFSGDLKHLLLHQKAAFNSPVWFNCGFEKAPQCSACFINSVNDTMDSILTLARTEGMLFKFGSGTGTNLSPIRSSRELLAGGGTASGPVSFMKGYDAFAGVIKSGGKTRRAAKMVILNADHPDIVDFINCKVDEERKAWALIDAGYDGSFTGTAYSSVFFQNSNNSIRVPDEFMRAVVDDGEWQTRAVTEDRRVMETYRARDLMHLVADGTHVCGDPGMQFDTTINDWHTCPNTARINASNPCSEYMFLDDSACNLASLNLMQFVREDGSGEFDVEGFRAAVRTLITAMEVIVGNASYPTEAIGSNSDAYRPLGLGYANLGALLMSRGVPYDSDEGRDYSAAITALMTGEAYAQSARIARDCGGPFSGYPKNEQPFLRVMRKHRDALRDVDAGHVPDDLYGAAAEAWDDAVSLGESHGFRNAQATVLAPTGTIGFMMDCDTTGVEPDIALVKYKKLVDGGMMKIVNQTVPAALGRLGYEDEQVKAIVEHIDDNDTIEGAPHLREEDLSVFDCAFKPANGDRFIHYMGHVRMIGATQPFISGAISKTINVPTDATIQDIEQAYIDAWRLGTKAVSIYRDGSKRTQPLNTARAAAEAAVDALPGQPVRRRLPDERQAITHKFDIAGHEGYITVGLFEDGSPGEIFLVMAKEGSTISGFADAFAQAISYSLQFGVPLQVLVDKFSHVRFEPAGLTKNPDVRIAKSIVDYIFRWMASKFLSAEAQHAAGVNVASVAEGQDGEQLSFTDAPPVNGGGDASATASGGPALKGPSTATNFAIQNDQDAPSCATCGAIMIRNGACYKCINCGATSGCA
- a CDS encoding CPBP family intramembrane metalloprotease, whose product is MRREARFRQRPARQWKPSSGVARKTVLEHNILCRLGITAQDIPQRHRGIQGRSSAPAAPLRPGCYSRSVTQHVWAVPPVALGLPPVSRAAWRRDVLRAIAEVVLCSGFPTQLAIAAVLSAAGLAALAPNGFPSFTYVVILSFVDAAVLVLLIVRLLHLRGETVRGLLLGRLPIRRETTIGLALTPFFLVAATGGILLIGALAPSLRNVPDNPFAGMLTTPAQVAIFALVAVVAGGLREELQRAFILRRFEQHLGGGWVGLVIFSTAFGLGHALQGWDTAIVTGLLGAAWGAIYLRRRSAVASMVSHAGFNLLQIALAMAAA